The sequence AGCGGGCGTCACTTTTTTTCGTCGAGTTCCCGCAGGCGATTTTCGAGGAACCGCCGCTCGGGCTCCAGTCGGGTGAGGGACAGGGCGCGCTCGTAGGAACTCCGGGCTTCAGTCGTCCGGTCCAGCCGCCGGCAGAGATCGGCCCGGACGGAGTGGGCGAGATGGTAGTCGGTCAGCTCGCCGCGCGCGAGGATGGCATCGATCAACGCGAGGCCGGCCGCGGGACCATCCCGCATCGCCACCGCCACGGCGCGGTTCAGCTCGATGACGGGGGAGGGCTCGGTCCGGGCCAGCAGGGTGTAGAGGGCGACGATCTGCGGCCAATCGGTCTCCGCGGCCGCGGGGGCTTCCGCATGCACCGCGGCGATGGCCGCTTGGAGCGTGTAGGGGCCGAACCGTTTCGACCGCAGCGCGCGCTCCACCAGTGCCACCCCCTCGGCGATCAGGTTCCGGTCCCACTGCGAACGATCCTGATCCTGCAACAGGATCAGTTCACCGCTTGCTGAGGTTCTCGCCGTGCGTCGCGACTCCTGCAGCAGCATCAGCGCGAGCAGCCCCATGGCCTCCGGTTCTGGCAGAAGCTCGATGACGAGCCGTGCCAGCCGGATCGCCTCGGACGTGAGATCCGCCCGGGTGAGCGAGGTGCCGGAGGACGCGGCATAGCCTTCGTTGAACACGAGGTGGATCACCTGGAGCACCGTCGCGAGGCGGTCGGGCAGCTCCTCCGCGGACGGCACCTCATAGGGAAGCTGGAGGTCACGGATCTTCGCTTTCGCCCGCACGATCCGCTGGGCCAGGGTGGGCGCGGAGGTGAGAAACGCCCGCGCGATTTCCTCGGTGGTGAGGCCGCAGACCTCGCGCAGGGTCAGCGCCACACGGGCCTCGGGATTCAGCGAGGGATGACAACAGGTGAAGACCAATCGCAGACGGTCGTCTTCGAGGGTATCGTCGGTTTCGTGCGCGGTGGAGGCGGGTGGCGTGAGTTCGTCGGCGATCTTGTCCTGCGAGGCATCGAAGCGGGCCCGGCGGCGCAGGGCATCGATGGCCTTGAAGCGACCGGTGGAAACCAGCCACGCCCGGGGATTGTCCGGGATGCCGGATTCCGGCCAATGCCTCAGCGCGGCGGCGAAGGCATCGTGCATCGCGTCCTCCGCCAGATCGAAGTCCCGCAGCAACCGGATCAACGTCGCCAGAATGCGCCCGGACTCCGCGCGATAGAGGGCATCGAGATGAGCCCGGATGGAGTCGTTGGCGGGGTCCGGCATTGGGAAGAAGCTAGCCGGAGGAGTGGGCGGGGAGCAAGGAGGCGGTATGGGGTTGCCATCCGCTCCGGGTGGGATTGCCTCCGGCTTTGCTAGCCAGTTGGCTTCGCCAAGGATTGGCTCGTCGCTTAACGCTCCTGCCGCAGTCGAACCCAAGAGGCCTTGCTGCGCGGCGGCTGGGTTCTCATCCCACCCGTCGGCTTGGTGGGTGGATCAACCCTAATGGGGTGAGTGAACCTGTTATTGATAAGCGCTGGCGGAGAGGGTGGGATTCGAACCCACGGACAGTTTCCCGTCTTCGGTTTTCAAGACCGACGCGATAGACCACTCTGCCACCTCTCCCGGTTGCGCGTAGCGGTGTTCGTATGCGGCTCCGGGCGCTGGCTTTCAAGGGAAAACCACCGTTGGTCCGGCCCGGACAAATGGCTCCATCGGCTTTTTGTCCGGGCGGGCCCTTTCCTTCACCCGGATGCCGGTTAGGTTCCGGCATGTTTCAACGGCTCCTGCGATCCTTGCGGTGGATCATTCTCGTCGCGTGCCTGCCCCTGGCGTCGTGCGTGACGCATGAGGGTCGGGTGGGAGCTCCGGTGCCGGCGGTGAAGACGGCTTACACGGTGCGGCGGGACATCACCTACACGCCGAAAGGATGGACGGAGGCGTTGCAGGGGGATTTGTATCGTCCGGTGTTGGGGGAACCGGCTCCGGCGGTGCTGCTGCTCCATTACGGTGGTTGGACGGGGCCGGACCACCGGCAGCGGATGGCACCGATCGCGCGGCGGCTCGCGGAGCGGGGGTATGTGGTGTTCAACGTGACCTACCGGAAGGCCCCGAAGTGGATCCATCCGGCGCAGGTGGAGGATCTCCACCAGGCGCTGGGTTGGATGCGGCGGCATGCGAAGGAGAACGGCATCGATGCCACGCGTCTCGCCACCTATGGCTATTCGGCGGGCGGACATCTGGCGGCGCTGATGGGCCTGATGAAGCATCCCCACGACGAGCACCTGCAGGCGATCGTTTCCGGGGGCAATCCGGCCGATCTGACGATGTCCGAGGGCGGGGGATTGGTGGCGGATTTCCTGGGCGGGAGGAAATCGCAGATGCCGAAACGCTATGTCGAGGCCTCGCCGGTGTATCACGTGACGCCGGACAGCCCGCCGGTGTTCATCTATCACGGCGCGGCGGATTGGTTCGTGCCCACCGAGCATGCCAGGCGGTTCGCCGCGGCGCTGGAGAAGAACCATGTGCCGCACGAGCTCTATTGGCTGGAGGGCCGAGATCACTTCACGGCCTTCCTGATCCCGGGCCGGGTGCACGAGGAGGCGATCGATTTCCTCGACCGGGTGCTGAGGAAGAAGCGGTGACCAATGTCTCAGCCCAACGCCGCCTCGATCTTCCCGTCGGCGATCGCCTTGGTGAACGTGGTGTGGTCCTTTTCGACCTGGTCCGCGTAGGCGAGCGCGAAGGCGGTGAGGGCCCGGGCGAATTTCCCGGACTTGCCGAGGTAGCCTGCGAGCAGGGCCGGTTCGCCGGTGCGGGCGTGGGCTTTCGCGAGGACCTCGCCGCAGACGAGCGCGTATTGCAGCAGGGCCTTGCCCTTGAGGTCTTCCGGCTCGATGGCGGCCTTCCGATCCGCGATCTGGCGGACGAGGAAATGCCGGTCCTCGATGGTGGTCCAGCCGAGGAAGGGATCGCTCACCGTCTGCATCCGCTGCTGGCCCTGGGCGACGCGCTGGCCGTGGTGGGCGGGAATCTTCACGTCCGGCAGGTAGGGGGCATGGCAGGAAGGAAAGGCTTCCTTCACCTGGAGGAACAGGGGATCGCCGGTGCCGTTTCCGAACAGCAGCACCACGTAGTCGCGCGACCCGACGCTGCCGGTGCCGGCGATCTTGAAGGCGACATCGGACGGGTGATAGGCGTCGAAAATCGATTGGCGGTTCGCCGAGAGGGTTTCGCGGTAGTGCTTCAGGGAGGAAATCACGCGGCTG comes from Luteolibacter sp. LG18 and encodes:
- a CDS encoding RNA polymerase sigma factor, giving the protein MRAHLDALYRAESGRILATLIRLLRDFDLAEDAMHDAFAAALRHWPESGIPDNPRAWLVSTGRFKAIDALRRRARFDASQDKIADELTPPASTAHETDDTLEDDRLRLVFTCCHPSLNPEARVALTLREVCGLTTEEIARAFLTSAPTLAQRIVRAKAKIRDLQLPYEVPSAEELPDRLATVLQVIHLVFNEGYAASSGTSLTRADLTSEAIRLARLVIELLPEPEAMGLLALMLLQESRRTARTSASGELILLQDQDRSQWDRNLIAEGVALVERALRSKRFGPYTLQAAIAAVHAEAPAAAETDWPQIVALYTLLARTEPSPVIELNRAVAVAMRDGPAAGLALIDAILARGELTDYHLAHSVRADLCRRLDRTTEARSSYERALSLTRLEPERRFLENRLRELDEKK
- a CDS encoding alpha/beta hydrolase translates to MRWIILVACLPLASCVTHEGRVGAPVPAVKTAYTVRRDITYTPKGWTEALQGDLYRPVLGEPAPAVLLLHYGGWTGPDHRQRMAPIARRLAERGYVVFNVTYRKAPKWIHPAQVEDLHQALGWMRRHAKENGIDATRLATYGYSAGGHLAALMGLMKHPHDEHLQAIVSGGNPADLTMSEGGGLVADFLGGRKSQMPKRYVEASPVYHVTPDSPPVFIYHGAADWFVPTEHARRFAAALEKNHVPHELYWLEGRDHFTAFLIPGRVHEEAIDFLDRVLRKKR